A genome region from Cucurbita pepo subsp. pepo cultivar mu-cu-16 chromosome LG02, ASM280686v2, whole genome shotgun sequence includes the following:
- the LOC111788841 gene encoding protein translation factor SUI1 homolog 2-like isoform X2: MVEIDVQIPSAYDPFADAKDSDAPGGKEYVHIRVQQRNGKKCLTTVQGLKKDFSYEKILKDVKKEFCCNGNVVQDKELGKIIQLQGDQRKNVSQFLVQAGIVKKDQIKIHGF, from the exons ATGGTTGAAATAGACGTCCAAATCCCATCCGCATACGATCCATTCGCAGACGCCAAGGACTCTGATGCCCCAGGAGGCAAAGAGTATGTTCATATCCGCGTGCAGCAGAGGAATGGCAAGAAGTGCTTGACAACAGTCCAGGGTCTGAAGAAGGATTTCAGCTACGAGAAGATCCTCAAAGACGTGAAGAAGGAGTTCTGTTGTAATGGTAACGTCGTCCAAGACAAAGAATTGGGGAAGATAATTCAGCTTCAAGGCGATCAGCGCAAGAACGTGTCTCAGTTCCTGGTTCAG GCTGGGATTGTGAAGAAGGATCAGATCAAAATCCATGGATTTTAA
- the LOC111788841 gene encoding protein translation factor SUI1 homolog 2-like isoform X1 has translation MVEIDVQIPSAYDPFADAKDSDAPGGKEYVHIRVQQRNGKKCLTTVQGLKKDFSYEKILKDVKKEFCCNGNVVQDKELGKIIQLQGDQRKNVSQFLVQAGIVKKDQIKIHGF, from the coding sequence ATGGTTGAAATAGACGTCCAAATCCCATCCGCATACGATCCATTCGCAGACGCCAAGGACTCTGATGCCCCAGGAGGCAAAGAGTATGTTCATATCCGCGTGCAGCAGAGGAATGGCAAGAAGTGCTTGACAACAGTCCAGGGTCTGAAGAAGGATTTCAGCTACGAGAAGATCCTCAAAGACGTGAAGAAGGAGTTCTGTTGTAATGGTAACGTCGTCCAAGACAAAGAATTGGGGAAGATAATTCAGCTTCAAGGCGATCAGCGCAAGAACGTGTCTCAGTTCCTGGTTCAGGCTGGGATTGTGAAGAAGGATCAGATCAAAATCCATGGATTTTAA